A single Mesomycoplasma bovoculi M165/69 DNA region contains:
- a CDS encoding thymidine kinase, with product MYKKFFEGIIEVITGPMFSGKSDELIKRIRTLSYASINTLVIKPKIDQRFSSCEIISRSGLKIPTFSVETVEEIQELFEAEEYQAIAIDEIQFFPETIIDFLDSLANKGIRVMVSGLDQDYLRKPFGPLPKLMALAENITKLQAVCAICKRAATTSARTHENSTDQTLIGDLEEYEARCRDCHAKKSKTKKV from the coding sequence GTGTACAAAAAATTTTTTGAAGGCATTATTGAAGTGATTACAGGGCCTATGTTTTCAGGTAAATCTGATGAATTAATTAAAAGAATTAGAACACTTTCATATGCTAGTATTAATACTTTAGTAATCAAACCTAAAATTGATCAAAGATTTTCAAGTTGTGAAATTATTTCTCGTTCAGGATTAAAAATTCCAACTTTTAGTGTTGAAACTGTTGAAGAAATTCAAGAATTATTTGAAGCTGAAGAATATCAAGCAATAGCAATAGATGAAATCCAATTTTTTCCAGAAACTATTATTGATTTTCTAGATTCTCTTGCTAATAAGGGAATTAGAGTTATGGTTAGTGGGCTTGATCAAGATTATTTGCGCAAACCATTTGGTCCGCTACCAAAACTAATGGCTTTAGCAGAAAATATTACAAAACTACAAGCAGTTTGTGCTATTTGCAAACGAGCAGCAACAACATCAGCTCGCACACATGAAAATTCTACTGATCAAACACTAATTGGAGATCTAGAAGAATACGAAGCTCGTTGCCGAGATTGTCATGCTAAAAAATCAAAAACAAAAAAAGTTTAA
- a CDS encoding DUF4231 domain-containing protein, with product MNKNELLRKIELKVAQLQRKARISKLIFLTCSILLIVMSAFNGILSAYAITKNPNPIAINLFVAISFINAIVTFVTSLSSFFVFENVYTKNSAKIDFFEKKKIELKNPDCDIDVIAEELIIYKGE from the coding sequence ATGAATAAAAATGAATTATTACGCAAAATAGAATTAAAAGTTGCTCAATTACAAAGAAAAGCAAGAATATCTAAACTAATTTTTTTAACTTGTAGTATTTTATTGATAGTTATGTCAGCATTTAATGGTATTCTTTCAGCTTATGCTATAACTAAAAATCCCAACCCAATAGCCATTAACCTATTTGTAGCAATTTCCTTTATAAATGCAATTGTTACTTTTGTTACTAGTTTATCTAGTTTTTTTGTATTTGAAAATGTTTATACAAAAAATAGTGCTAAAATTGATTTTTTTGAGAAAAAAAAGATAGAATTAAAAAACCCAGATTGTGACATTGATGTTATAGCTGAGGAATTAATTATCTACAAAGGTGAATAA